From Saccopteryx leptura isolate mSacLep1 chromosome 3, mSacLep1_pri_phased_curated, whole genome shotgun sequence, one genomic window encodes:
- the LOC136399377 gene encoding large ribosomal subunit protein eL39-like, translated as MTSHKTFSIERFLAKKQNQNRPIPQWIRIKTGNKIRYNSKRRHWRRTKVGL; from the exons ATGACTTCTCACAAGACTTTCAGCATCGAGAGGTTCCTagccaaaaaacaaaatcagaaccGGCCCATTCCCCAATGGATTCGGATAAAAACTGGTAATAAAATCAG gtacaACTCTAAGAGGAGACATTGGAGGAGAACCAAAGTTGGTCTATAA